The genomic DNA AGCTGTCACTTTAGGGCCTTTGTGTTGGTATCATTTTCATGTCTATCTAGGAAAAAATGTACAATAGCCAGTGGCAAGTTGTGCAAATATATTTcccaacatttctaaaaaaaaatctcaattctCAGCCATAAACTGTAATGAGATTCAGTTAGTCTGCAGTGCCATTATGCAGTTAATTCAGAATTATTTTGAGAGATTCGAGTTTCTCTTGTCTGTTTTCTTCTTATTGTTGAGAGATAATAAAGTTTTTGTTTAGCTTCTTGGCAGGTATATTTTCTAAGCCTTCCATTAACACAGGAGTCAGTTTCTGTTCTCTAACTTCTTTTTTGCCACAAGACAGGAGCCCCCAGAAAGCCCCTCTCCATTGATGAAACAGAGATACGTCCAAATATGCATTTGTGGGCTACGGCTCTAGGGAACAGCTCTGTCCATTGCAACCACAAAATGCAACTCAGCTCTTGCTTACAAAAGTTTAGTCTACAATAAACATAATAGTTTTTAGGGTGCCGTATAACTTTGTAATGAACTAACCAGCCTCTTCTTCTGTAGTGTTCTTGTATGCATAAATAGCAACCAGCCCCAGGAGAACTGAACGCCATATTGcaatttttttagaaaatgaCAAAATGGAGACAAAAGCATTTGAAGAGATCAACAATTAGGATGCTGCAAATTGCATACATGGTGTAGGACAGAAGGAGCATTACATATCACAAACAACTTGCATGGAGAATACCAAATTGGAAAACACTGGTTCTCCGTTTacaccggggggaggggggacatttTTATTCACAAAAACAAATTAGCAGAATTTCTCCACTCCACTGTAGATTTTTCACGGAAACAAGGAGTGTAGTGCTTGGGAAAAACATTTATGACACTGCATGCAAAAGAATtgttgaaatctcttttcttaatATCTTTACACAGTTCTGCCTCATTCCACTTCATGCAAGTTTACTTTACCTCACCCTACTCAACTAGTTGTGTGAAAATGTGTTTGGTAAAACAATGGAAGTTCTTTTCCCACAACAGAAATAATCTCACTCTCTGACATCTGACATAATTTAAAGTTGATTCATTACTGAAGTTCTCACTACAGTGCAAACGTATTCAGGGTTCCTTCAGTTTAAATTCCTTCTGGAATTTTCTGAGGTTTACTCCATGACAAATGCATTTACCACACCCTGATCATGACTAAGAATTGTTCCTTCAGTGAATTCTTTTATGTCTAATAAGTTCTGGACTCCAACCGAATCTCTACCTATATGCCAGGCACTGAATGGGTATTCTCTTATGTGAATGCGTTGATGACGAATAAGAAGTGTGCTGGAGAAAAAGCCCTTTCCACACtcaaagcatttaaatggtttctccccagcATGGCGTCTGTGATGCTTATTCAGTAACGAAGCCTCACTGAAgccctttccacactccaaacatttaaatggcttctctccagtgtgggttCTTTCGTGTCTAATAAGGAGTGTGCTCCAggtaaagctctttccacactccaggcatttaaatggtttgtcTCCCGTGTGGGTTCGTACGTGAGAAATAAGGATGGATTTATGactaaagctctttccacactccatgcacttaaatggtttctctccagtgtggattctttGGTGGGAAGTAAGGTGTATGTGCTGACGAAAATTCCTGCCACACTCCAGGCACTGaaacggtttctctcctgtgtggattcttttatGTGAAGTAAGATGTATGTGTTGACGGAACCTTTTCCCACACTCtagacatttaaatggtttctgtcCTGTGTGCATTCCTTGATGCGCAGTAAGAATCCCACTCTGACTGAAGCATttcccacattccaggcatttaaatggcttctctcctgtgtgggtccgTTGATGGGCAGCAAGACTTCGGTTCTGACTAAAGCACTTTCCACAGTcctggcatttatatggtttctctcctgtgtggcttaTTTGATGTCTAATAAGGTTTGTACTATCAATGAAGCTTTTGTCACActccaaacatttaaatggtttctctcccgtGTGAATTCTTTTATGCCTAATAAGTTCTGAGCTCCGACTAAAGCATTTTTCACAGTCTGGGCATTTaaacggtttctctcctgtgtgggttctttcatGCCTAACAAGTTCTGAGCTATGACCAAAACTCTTTTCACACAACAGGCATTTAAATggtctctctcctgtgtgggttctttcgTGTCTAATAAGATGTGAGCTCTGACTGAAgttttttccacactccaggcacttaaaaggtttctctcctgtgtgtgttCTTTTATGCGAGGTAAGGTGTATGTGCTGACgaaaactctttccacattccaggcattcgaaaggtttctctcctgtgtggattctttcatGAGAGGTAAGATGTATGAGCTGACGAAatctctttccacactccagacaCTGAAATGGCTTCTGCCCTGTGTGCATTCCTTGATGTGCTGTGAGaattccactctgactgaagcacTTTCCGCACTCTAAGCATCTGTATGGTTTTTCACCTGTATGGCTTCTTTGATGCGTAGTAAGAATTCCACTGTTACGGAAGCATttcccacattccaggcatttatatggtttctctcctgtgtgactcCTCTGATGAGAAGTCAGATTTctactctgactgaagctctttccacagtccaagcatttaaatggtttctctcttgtgtgaaTTTGTTTATGTCTATTAAGTTCTGAGGTCCTACTG from Sceloporus undulatus isolate JIND9_A2432 ecotype Alabama chromosome 2, SceUnd_v1.1, whole genome shotgun sequence includes the following:
- the LOC121924258 gene encoding zinc finger protein 883-like; the protein is MAGSTVEIFKEEDPMLEEAFMTSAGSSHGYRLFPSLANEWEIWKRANYGEAHQILEVSDMFLDMEACIGSQDSFKKQEGYQTVNEMNESIAYLDTGFCEVPVHAKIHKEERENECPVYVESHSNTPCLNKPRKAPAGEKPKPFICLECGKNFSRTSELNRHKQIHTREKPFKCLDCGKSFSQSRNLTSHQRSHTGEKPYKCLECGKCFRNSGILTTHQRSHTGEKPYRCLECGKCFSQSGILTAHQGMHTGQKPFQCLECGKRFRQLIHLTSHERIHTGEKPFECLECGKSFRQHIHLTSHKRTHTGEKPFKCLECGKNFSQSSHLIRHERTHTGERPFKCLLCEKSFGHSSELVRHERTHTGEKPFKCPDCEKCFSRSSELIRHKRIHTGEKPFKCLECDKSFIDSTNLIRHQISHTGEKPYKCQDCGKCFSQNRSLAAHQRTHTGEKPFKCLECGKCFSQSGILTAHQGMHTGQKPFKCLECGKRFRQHIHLTSHKRIHTGEKPFQCLECGRNFRQHIHLTSHQRIHTGEKPFKCMECGKSFSHKSILISHVRTHTGDKPFKCLECGKSFTWSTLLIRHERTHTGEKPFKCLECGKGFSEASLLNKHHRRHAGEKPFKCFECGKGFFSSTLLIRHQRIHIREYPFSAWHIGRDSVGVQNLLDIKEFTEGTILSHDQGVVNAFVME